Proteins encoded by one window of Salicibibacter halophilus:
- a CDS encoding type I restriction-modification system subunit M — protein MPLTLQQLESHLWESANILRGSIDSSDYKNYIFGLLFLKRLNDEFVETAQEIEEKEGDDYGWTDPDEHQFFVPDRSRWTHIQAQTQDIGDSLNKAFEALEEENKSLEGVLANIDFNDKEKLPDSLLTQLIQHFTAIDLRNQNLSEPDMLGRAYEYLIKQFADDAGKKGGEFYTPSKVVELLVKLLKPEESMRVCDPTVGSGGMLIQSVDYIKSQGGNPSNLTLHGQERNLNTWAICKMNLLLHGLSDHEIKKGDTIRDPQLIEDGELMLYDRVIANPPFSLKNWGREEAESNKYGRFRFGMPPKNAGDLAFIQHMVATLNHEGKAGVVMPHGVLFRGGAEGKIRKGLLEEDLLEAVIGLPSNLFYGTGIPASILIFNRGKEEDKKGKVFFVHGADDYAEESNQNLLRTEDVDKIVSAYTDWEDNEKYSRVVDLEEIKENDYNLNIARYIDTTEEEEQIDVEEALDELRKLEKEREDIEETMNGYLKELGYSERLGD, from the coding sequence ATGCCACTAACACTACAACAACTCGAATCCCACTTATGGGAATCCGCAAACATCTTACGGGGGAGCATCGATTCCTCGGACTATAAAAATTACATATTCGGTCTGTTGTTCTTAAAACGGTTAAATGATGAATTCGTAGAGACAGCGCAAGAAATTGAAGAAAAGGAAGGCGATGATTACGGTTGGACTGACCCGGACGAACACCAATTTTTCGTACCTGATCGCTCCCGTTGGACACATATTCAAGCACAAACGCAGGACATTGGTGATAGTTTAAATAAAGCATTTGAAGCGCTGGAGGAAGAAAACAAATCACTGGAAGGTGTACTCGCCAACATAGATTTCAACGATAAGGAAAAACTCCCTGATTCGTTGCTCACACAATTGATTCAGCATTTCACGGCTATTGATTTGCGCAATCAAAATCTATCAGAGCCAGACATGCTCGGCCGTGCCTATGAATACTTAATCAAACAATTTGCCGATGATGCAGGCAAAAAAGGTGGGGAATTCTACACACCAAGTAAAGTCGTCGAATTACTCGTTAAACTGCTCAAACCCGAAGAAAGCATGCGCGTTTGCGATCCCACGGTTGGTTCCGGCGGCATGCTCATTCAATCGGTCGATTACATCAAATCCCAAGGTGGTAACCCCAGCAACCTAACGCTTCACGGTCAGGAACGAAACTTGAACACATGGGCGATCTGTAAAATGAATCTGCTCCTGCACGGGCTAAGCGATCATGAAATTAAAAAAGGAGACACCATCCGCGATCCTCAATTAATTGAAGATGGGGAGCTTATGCTCTACGACCGCGTTATCGCCAATCCTCCGTTTAGTTTAAAAAACTGGGGAAGAGAAGAAGCGGAGAGCAATAAGTATGGACGGTTTCGTTTTGGTATGCCCCCAAAAAACGCAGGAGATTTAGCGTTTATCCAGCATATGGTAGCAACCTTGAATCATGAAGGAAAAGCAGGCGTCGTTATGCCGCACGGGGTACTATTCCGTGGTGGGGCCGAAGGGAAAATCCGTAAAGGTTTGCTAGAGGAAGACTTACTTGAAGCGGTCATTGGTTTACCTTCTAACCTCTTTTATGGCACAGGCATCCCGGCAAGTATCCTTATTTTCAATCGAGGGAAAGAAGAAGATAAAAAAGGAAAGGTCTTCTTTGTTCACGGTGCAGATGATTATGCAGAGGAGAGCAACCAGAATCTCTTACGAACGGAAGATGTCGATAAAATCGTCTCCGCTTACACCGATTGGGAAGACAATGAGAAATATTCCCGAGTGGTTGATTTGGAAGAAATCAAAGAGAATGATTACAATCTGAACATTGCTCGTTATATTGATACAACGGAAGAAGAAGAGCAGATTGATGTAGAGGAAGCATTGGATGAACTTCGTAAATTGGAAAAAGAACGAGAAGACATAGAGGAGACAATGAATGGATATTTGAAGGAGTTGGGGTATAGTGAACGGCTGGGAGATTAA